The sequence CGCCTGTCCGAAGCACAGGCACGTGCGATCCTTGAACTGCGTCTGCATCGCCTGACCGGTCTCGAACGCGACAAGATCGCGGGCGAATTGACCGAGTTGGGTGAGAAGATCAAGGACTTCCTTGATATCCTTGCCTCGCGTGAGCGCAAGCTGACGATCCTCAAGGATGAACTGACCGAAATGCGCAATGAATTCGCCGACCCGCGTCGCAGCGAAATTCAGGAAGCAGAATTCGAACATGACATCGAAGACCTGATTGCCCGTGAAGACATGGTCGTGACCGTGTCGCACAGCGGCTATATCCAGCGTGTTCCGCTGTCGACCTATCGCGCACAGCGTCGCGGTGGTAAAGGCCGTTCGGGCATGGCAACCCGCGAGGAAGATTTCGTTTCCAAGCTGTTTGTTGCCAATACCCACACCCCGGTTCTGTTCTTCAGCTCCGAGGGCATGGTCTACAAGATGAAGGTCTGGCGCCTGCCGATGGGTACGCCGCAATCGCGCGGCAAGGCGCTTGTGAACCTGTTGCCGCTCTCAGAAGGCGAATATATCACCACGGTCCTGCCGCTTCCCGATGAGGAAGAATGGCCGAACCTGCATGTGATGTTTGCCACCTCGACCGGTAACGTCCGCCGTAACAGCCTTGCCGATTTCGTGAATGTGAAATCAAACGGCAAGATCGCCATGAAGCTTGAAGAAGAGCGTGGTGACAAGCTGATTGCGGTTCAGACCTGTACCGATGATGACGACATCCTTCTGACAACCCGTCAGGGCAAGTGCATTCGTTTCCGTGTCGGTGACGTGCGCGTCTTTACCGGCCGTAATTCGGTCGGTGTGCGTGGCATCCGTCTGGCCGATCAGGACGAAGTCATCGCGATGTCGGTTCTGTTTGGCAACCATGTTTCGATGGAAGAGCGCGGTGAATACCTTTCTATCACCGGCAAGTTGCGTCGCGAGGAAATCACGGCTGATAACCTTCCGCTCGAACTGCTGTCCGAAGAACGGTATCAGGAAATTCTCAGTGGCGATCAGATGATCCTGTCGGTTACTGAAAACGGTTATGGCAAACGGACGTCTGCCTATGAATATCGTGTGACCGGCCGTGGTGGTCAGGGCTTTGCCAATATCGAGATGTCGGAACGTAACGGTAATGTCGCTGCGTCCTTCGTGATCGAAGAAGGCGACGAACTGATGATGGTCACCAATGGTGGCAAGGTCATCCGTATGCCGACCCATGACATCCGTATTGCCGGGCGTAAGACCCAGGGTGTGACGCTGTTCCGTACTGCCGAAGACGAACAGGTCGTCGCAGTCGAACGTCTGTCAAACCTTGGTGATGAAGATGATGAGATCATCGATGGCGAGGAAGGTGTGATCGAGGGTGCCGAAGGTGCCGTTGAAACCGCCGACCAGGCCCCGGAAGCATCTGATGAAGATGCGGCTGAGGCACCGGCATCTGATGAAGCGGACCGCGACGAATAACGGGAAGTTCGATGACTGAAACGTCTTCTACCGTATCGCGTATCGGGATTTATCCGGGCACCTTTGATCCGGTAACCCAAGGGCATATGGATATCATTCGTCGTGCGACCCGGATCGTCGATCAACTGATTGTCGGCGTTGCGATCAACGCCGGCAAAGGTCCGATGTTCGGGGTCGATGAACGCTGTGCACTGGTTGAAGGTGCACTCAAGGCTGCGGGCGGTGAAGTTGCCGCCCGTACCTCAGTTAAGCCATTTTCATCGCTTCTGATGCAGTTTGCCCAGGAAAACGGATCCAGCACGATTATCCGTGGTCTTCGGGCGGTATCGGACTTTGAGTATGAATTCCAGATGGCCGGGATGAACGCCCGGCTATCCCCGGAAGTTGAAACCGTCTTTTTGATGGCATCGGACAAACAACAGTTTGTCTCTTCGCGTTTCGTGAAGGAAATCGCCCGTCTGGGCGGGAATGTCACTGAATTTGTGCCGGCAAACGTGCTGAAACGGCTGCACGAAAAGCTGGCAGAAGAAAAGGAATAACGCAGGCCATGCGTCTTTTTCGTCTATTTTCAATTATCGCTCTCGTACTAGGATTTATCACCATGTCCAATGGAAACGACGCTGTCGCTCAGGATCTGGAAAACACGCTTTATCTTGACCTGAAAGATGGCCGCGTTGTGATCCAGCTTCGCCCGGATCTGGCACCGAAACATGTTGCCCGGATCAAGGAACTCACCCGTGAAGGCTTTTACGATGGGCTGAAATTCCATCGTGTGATCGAAGGTTTCATGGCGCAGACCGGTGATCCCAAAGGCAACGGAACCGGTGGTTCCGGCCAGAAACTTGATGCCGAGTTCTCGAATGAACGTCACGTTCGCGGCACCGTTTCCATGGCCCGTTCGGCCAATCCGAACAGTGCAGATTCCCAGTTCTTCATCGTCTTTGCCGATGCACCGCACCTTGATGGCCAGTACACCATCTGGGGCGAAGTTACTGAGGGCATGGAATATGTCGATATGATCAAAAAGGGTGCGCCCTGGGCCAATGGCAGCGTTGCCGACCCGGATCAGATCGTCAAAATGCAGGTTGCTGCCGACGCGCAATAATCGCGATATTTGAAGTATTACAACCGAAAGCCGTCCCTTCATGGGGCGGCTTTCGCGTTTTTGGGGCTGAATGCGCAAAAAGAGCCAAAATATGGAAAACAGGTGTTGACCGATGCCGCCTGTGCCATTAAAACGCGCTTCACCAACCTTGAGGGCCCGTAGCTCAGTTGGTAGAGCAACTGACTTTTAATCAGTTGGCCACAGGTTCGAATCCTGTCGGGCTCACCAATAAGCCCCTGAAACCCAACCGGTTTCGGGGGCTTTTTATTTGTCCGGATTCTCCCTGCATATCGCGATTTTTTCCGACGCCGGAACCCGTCTTGCCATTGGCGATATTTCGCTATCCGCAAAGGCACATTCAGGCATGTGATTGGCAGGTATTTTTCGCCATTTGACGTCTTTTCATGGCTGATGTGCATCTTCGCATAAAAAGGGGGGTTGACCGATCCCGTCTGGCCCATTAAAACGCCGCTCACCAACGTTGAGGGCCCGTAGCTCAGTTGGTAGAGCAACTGACTTTTAATCAGTTGGCCACAGGTTCGAATCCTGTCGGGCTCACCAATTCAAAACCCCCGGAACCCAGAAGTTCCGGGGGTTTTGCATATCCGGCTTTTGCCATCATATTTCCCATCGCAATTCCTGATCGATCACGCAAACCCTTTCCCGCATTGAATAGGCCTGTCCGGGGCAGGGGATCAGCATGAAATGTATTTTGGCCTGTTGGTTGCGATTGCATCGCAATTCTATTTCCTGTAAAGAATGCAAATCAGTTTCAAACGCACCAGAGCAGGACGTCTGGTGGTGATCAATTTTGTGATCGGGAAAGTTACATGTCTGACCCTGTGAATTCATCAGCCGCATCTTCGGATGCGCAAACGCCGCTTTCTTCCGATGGCGCACTCGTCCCGGTGGGGGCTGACTCTGCGACCGGAAATCTTAATGCGGACGGTTCTGTCATGGTGGACCCGAATACCGGGCTTGCCATTGATGCAACTGCAACGACCCAGTCGACCGGTATGCTCGATGGCTTTGTTGGCCTTCCGGTGATTGAGCAGGTTGACCGGGCTGGCGTGGTCGGCTGGGTTCTGGCTGCGATGGCGCTGATCGGGCTTATGGTGTTCTTCTATAAGCTGGTCGGTTTCCTGCGCCGTGGTGTTTTTGCCGACGGCTTTGTAAAGGATGTCGAACGTCACTTGTCATCGGGTGACGAGCAGCAGGCGGCCGAAATTCTGGCCCGCCGTCGCCATCCGGCCGCGCGCATTGCGCTGTCGGGCATGATGCTTCCGGTAAGTTCGTCTGAGGAACGCGAAGCGGCCTCGGATCTGATTGCTTCGCGTGCGCGCAAGGAAATTGATGGTCTCAATGGTGGTCTGCGGATCATGTCGGCCATTGCCGTGCTAAGCCCGCTCTTGGGTCTTCTGGGTACGGTCATGGGCATGATCGAGGCCTTCCAGCGCATGGAAGGGGCCGGCAGCCGTATTGATCCGTCTGTGCTGTCTGGCGGTATCTGGCTGGCACTTCTGACTACGGCAATTGGCCTTGTGGTCGCGATCCCGGCAACCGCGTTTCATATGTGGATGCAGGGCGTGATTGGCCGTGCTGCCGCCACGATGGAAGATGTTTGTACGCTGGTGGTCAATCGCGGTGAACTGGCCCGCAAGACGCTTACCCGCGCATCAAACATTTCCGAACTGCGCCACGCCGCCGAATAAAACCCGTTTCCGAAAGTCGCCCCATGCAGCTGCGCGAACGCAACAGCGGTTCTACACCGATGATCGGTCTGACCCCGCTGATTGATGTTGTCTTTATCCTGCTGATCTTCTTCATGCTGGCCTCAAGCTTCCTTGACTGGAAGGGCTTTGAGATGTCGGTCAGCATCACCGATGGTCGCGCCACCAGCCAAAGCGATACCCGACCGGTCACGGTCGAGGTCGATGTGAATGGCGGTCTGTCGATCAACGGCAATGCGATTGCGCTGTCCAATCTGGCACCGACGCTTTTGCGCGATCATGACGGATCGCAGGTGCGCCTACGGCCGATCAACGGTGCCAATCTGCAACGACTGGTCGAAGTCATGGATACGCTGGGCCGTGGTGGTGTCACGGATGTGGAGTTCATTGAATGAAACGCCGCATCCAGATTGCCGAGGATGGACCGGTTCAGGAACCGATGTTGCCTTTGATCAACATCGTCTTTCTGCTTTTGATCTTTTTCATGATCGCCGGAAGCCTGCAAAAACTCGGTCCCTTTGAAGTTGACCCGCCTGCCAGCCAAACGGCTGAAGGCCAGCCGGAAGACACCATTGTCCTGTGGTTTGGCAGCAATGGTGAAATCGGGATTGATGATCTGACGGGTGGGCTTGATCGCCTGTCGTCAATGCTGCCTGCCGATTATATCGGCCGTCCGGTTGAAATCCGGGCCGACCGCGAAGTCGAAGGTGCCAAGGTCGTGACCCTTCTGGCGCGCCTTCAGGAACTTGGCATTGAGAAGGTCCAATTGATGACGGCCATGCAGCCGGGTCAGGAATAGCATGTCCAAACGCGTTGATCTTTTGATTGCGACCGGGCTGACCGGTCTTGTCCTGACTGGCGGGATCGTGCTTGCCATGCCCGACCCGCAGCCATCGGGCTGGGGCGGGGCAGGGGCAGTACAAAGTATCAGCATTTCGCTGGGTGCCGGGCAGGCCGAAACCGGCGAGGCGGAAACAGATACCCAAAGTGCCGACGCGGTTGACAGCATGGCCGCCGAAGTGCCCGAAGAAATCGTTGAACCGGATCTGGAACAGGAACCCCAGCCTGAACCGATCCCCGAGGAAGTGGCTGAGCCTGAACCAGAAGTTCTCCCGGAACCAGAGCCGGAAGTGGTCGAGCAACAGCCAGAACCCATTCCGGAACCAGAACCGGTCATCGAACAAGTTACCGAACCAGAACCAGAACCCGAGCCGGTTGTCGAGCAGCAGCTGGCAGAGGTCCTGCCGGTGCGCATGAAGCCCAAACCACCCGTGGAGCAGGCAGAGGCCCCAAAGCCGACCAAGGCACCCGAGCCGGCCGAAAAAGCCGCCCAGCCAACGCCACAGCCCTCCGGGCTGACCAACTCGGTCAAGTCGGAGGGCACGACGGGTGAAACCACCCAAAGTCAGGCGGCCAGTTCATCGGCTGGTAGCGGTGGTGGTGCGGCAAGCCAGGCAAAGATGGTGGATTATCAGGCATCGGTTTTGCAAACACTGGCGCGCTACCGCGAATATCCCGAACGCGCCATGCGCCGCCGGATCGAGGGCGAAAACCGTATTCGCCTTGTCATTGCGCGCGATGGCACGGTGCTTGAGGCCAGTATGGTCAGTTCAAGCGGATCAAGCATCCTTGATCGCGAAACCGAACGCCTGATCGAACGGGTGCGGAAATTCCCGCCATTCCCCGACGAGATGACCGAACAACATGTCGTCTGGACCGTACCAGTCGCCTATCAGCTTCACTAGAATGACAAACGCCAGCCCATGAAGGCTGGCGTTTTTGTTTGCGTAAGGCGCGTTTAGGCATCAGGCGTTTCGCCGTCCTCCCAGTGATAATCAAGTGGTGCCTCGCGCCAGGCGAATTTGTCGAGATGAACGATAATCACACCCTTCATGCTCTCGATACCCTCGGGCTTGTGTGACTGTCCGTCAAAGGTCAGGCGATCCTCATGGGCAGTAATGACACACGGCCCCATGGGAAACGCCACATTGCCGGCGGTTTCGCCCAGATCGACTTCGACCTTGTGGGCGAAATGTTTGCACAGCTGGACAAGATACTTGGCGGCCTTATCGGTTTTGACCGATCCCTTTGTGGTAATCATCTGGCGATCTCTCTGTTTGCGTTTGCGGGGTTGGGTCGGCTTATGGTGACGGCGTGTCGTCAAGGCCGATCCAGTAGACACCGTTCAGATCGACCGCCTGAAAGCGCTCGAAGAACGTTGCCAGTTCGGCGTCGGGATCGAGGTCGGCATAGATGTCGGGATGCAGCCACTTCGCCATCGCCTGCAGGGCAAACACATTGATCGGGTTGTTATAAATGTGATGCCAGACGGAATAGACCTTCCTGTTTTTAACAGCACTCAAAAGTGGCAGGCCGGTCCGTTCCATACTGTGCGCCAAGGACACACGCGCCTGATCGGCATTTGTGTTTGCACCGAGGACAATGCGACGTGCATTTGTTTCCGCATTCAGCCCGGACGATCCGATGGCCGTGGTGATATAGACGTCCGGGTCGGTGAAGATCACCTGTTCGACCGATATCTGGCTGATTACGCCGGGAATGGTATCGGCGAAGATGTTTTTGCCACCAGCCAGGGTAACGAACTTGCCGATCATCTCGTTGCCCATGGCTTCGCAGCAGTTCTCGGCAAGGCCGACACGGCTTTCAAGGAGGACACTGGGCTTTTCGGTTATTTTTGCGGCGCGTGAGGTCACCTTTCGAAGGTTCTCCTCATAGAATTTCACAAAGGCCTCTGCCTGTTCTTCCTTGCCCATCAGCTTGCCCAGAAGACGGATGCTTTTGGGCGTGTTTTCAAACGGCTTGGCCCGAAAATCGATCATCACCACCGGGATGTCTGCCGCACCCATGACAGACAGAACTTCGTGGCTGGTGGAACTAGGCCCATGGCCGCCCGACATGCCAAAAATTGCCACGTCGGGCTCGACTGTCACGGCCTCTTCAACAGAAAACGTTTCCTCGTTCTGACGACCAACCAGCGCGATATCATCAATCTCGGGGAATTTTTCGCGATATTGCGCAAAGGATGCCGGATCAAGCGATTTGAAGTCGCCCATCATTCCAGCAATCCAGCGCACCGGATTTTCCGGATCGAGAATGCCGATCGACGGCAGGAAACGCCCTTCGCCAAGGATCATGTGTTTGACCGGCACCTCGACGGTGACTTCACGTCCAGCAATATCAGTCAGCGTGACCGTTTCACCAGCGGAAGCACTTGCACCCCAGATCAGTGTCGCCGCAGCAAAGGCAAGAAGATTGCGAATTTTCATGTCAGGTCATCCTGAAGGTTTGTCTTGTCGTGCATTTCAAACGCCAAAACGGGCAGCACCTGATGTGCTGCCCATTTCGGTTCGATGAGTGTTTCTTCGCGTCCTAGAAATCGACCTTCGCCGAGATCAGGAAAGTGCGTCCGGGTTCGTGGAACGGTTCACTGATGCGCGTGCTGTCATAACCGGTTGTTGCGCGGTCGATGTAATCGCGATCAAGGATGTTCAGCGCATCCACACGCAGGGTAACTGCATCGTTCAACACTCCGGGGACCCATTCGGCATAGAGATTGGCAACGAAGTAGCTATCGAGTTTTTCGTTGCCGCGTTCTTCCGGACTGTCATCGGCAAGGGCGAATTCCGCATTGCCGCCAACGCGCAGCCCATAGCTATCAAAGCTGTGACCAGCATCGAAGTTGAACATGTCACCCATGATGACGCCCTGATAGGAGGCCTCGGTGCTCAGCGGGACGCCGCCGTCGGTTTTAACGTTGGTGTGGGAATAGGTCAGGCGCGCAAAGCCCGGACCATAGGAATACATGGCAGACAGATTGACACCACGGGTATCGAGATCGACTGTCGAGTTACGGGTCGCACTCGACAGATCGTGGGATTCATCGATCAGGTTGTAGAAAAGGTTTCCATCCAGCGTCCAGTCATCAAGCGCAAGGCGCGAACCGACCTTTGCGTTATAGGACCGCGAAGGGGCAAAACCGTCATAATTCCAGTTGCCACTGAATTCATAAATTGCTGACTCACCAAGCGGTAGGCCACCAAAGGTGGTCCCGGCACCACCGTATACCATCAACTGTTCGGTAAGGTCATATTCAGTGTTGGCATTGCCGCTCAGTCCGAATTCGGAAAAGTCTTCACCGGTCAGGCCTTCGAACCATTGCTGATCGGCACGGCCGCCGAACGACACACGCCACTGATCGGTCAGGGACAGGCGGGCTTGCGAGAATGCGCCAATATCGGTCGAGGTTTCCGAATAGTTACCGTTGCGCGGGGATCGGTTGTGATATCCGGTTGCCTCATCGCGATAGAAATCAATCCCGGCGGTGATGACACCATTATCGACTTCAAAATTGTTTGCGGCCTTGCCGTTGATGGACCGGATATCGGATTTGACGTGATAGAAGTTCGCACCACCCTGAAGGGCCGGAATGTTCAGAACCGTGCGGCTGTATGCCAGGCTGAATTCCGGATCAAACTGGCCAGACGGCATTTCATCTACATAGCTCACCCCAACCGAGGTATCGCGATAGGACAGCCATTGTGGCGCTGCGCCGTTGGCCAGAACCGCATAATTCGGGCGGGACGGGCGGACACCTTCATCTTCAAGATGGCTTGCGAACGCTTCGAAACGGCCGCCGTCATTGCCGGTAAAGGCAATCTTGCCCAGTCCGCTTTCGCTGCCATCGGCGGTACCAATCGCCTCATCACCTTCGCCGTCTTTGTAATTGCCCTGATTGCTGTTTTTCAGATACGCCAGCGCTTCAAACCCGTCTGACTGTCCAGCAACGGTTAGCCATTCGGCAAAGCCCTTGGTGTTTGAGTTGTACTGCAACTTGCCCCAGCCACCGAACGTGTCACCGGCTTCAAGAACGTCCCGGGCATCACGTGTTTCATAAGACATCGATCCGCCCAAGGCGTGTGGCCCGGCATCCGCCGGGGCGACACCGGATTCAACATTAACCGATTTCAGCATCGCCGGATCAATGATAGCTGTTCCGATATGGTGGAAGCTTGAATCTACCTGACGTGCGCCATCAACCTGAACGTTGAGCTTGGTATTCTCGATACCCTGCACATAGACCTTCTGAACGATGGCGGTCGGGCCGCCGACTTCAACCGACGCGTCCGATGAAAAGACATCCTTGATCGTCTGCGGATTTTTACGATCCAGTTCGTCCTGGCCAATCGAAACACCACCGGGAAGGCCTTGTGCCGATTTGGCCGAAGCCGTGACTTCGAGGGGCTTGGTCACGGTTTCATCGTTGTTGGCCCCTTGGGCAAAGGTGATTGATGGCAAAACCGCAAGCGAAAAACCGGCAAGAACGGTCGTGCGCAAAAGGGCGCTGATCCGGGGCGATGGGGTTGGCGAGGGTGACTGTGGCATGTTCATTTCCTGAGAAATATAATTGCAAATGCGAATGATTGTGAATATTATTTTCGCAGGCGGGGATGCAACAGGAATGATGTTTGCCAAATCGCCGGACATGTTTGCGAAATCGTCAGCATGTCTTCGCATAGGCCATGCGGCGCCGATTGCATGTTCAAAGATGCTTTGTGACTTCAAAATGATGCAGGAGAGGTTTGTGGGGGTAACAGCACACCGGCAAATAACGCGGCGTGACTCTATTACCAGAAGCCATCTGGAAAAACGCGGCACCCTTATCAAGGAAACAGGCGAGCTCGGGAACGCCTTGGCAAGTCGCGGCGCGTTGATGAGCGGGCGCATGTCATTTAGCGATACGCAGTCGTTTCTTGATATTCACACATCTGACACGATGGAGATGAAGGATGCCATCGCCGACTATCATGTCGGCGCGGCCGTAAAGGTTGCCATTATGCTGAAGGGACGGTTGCAGGCCGAGTTTGATGGTGTGCCGGTTGATCTTGACGCACGTGCCCACCCGGTTGGCTTTGTCTTGGCGGTGCCGCAACCCTCCAAGGTCAGGCGTTATATCCACAAAGGCAGCGAAATCAGCAAGGTGATGATTTCGGCACAGTTTGACTGGGTCTTGCGCCAGCTTGGCAAGTCACCGGCCCGCTATCGCGAAATCGCCGACTTCTTCAATGCGGGCATTTCTGTGCGCAGCTGGCGGCCGTCACGCCGGGTGCTCGCACTTGCTGATCAGTTGATCTATCCGCACGCAACGGATCCGCTTATGCGCGAGCTGTATGAAGAAAGTCGCGGGTTGGAGATTTTTGCCGAAGCACTTTCCGCCATTCAGAACGGTGCGGACCAAACGGCGACGCTTGGCAAAAATTCCGGCCCGGATGCGCTGGATCGGCATCATCGTGCACAGGAAATCCGAGATTTCATTCTGGCCAGTGACCCGGAACAGCAAACTCTTCCGACCATTGCCGCCGCCATCGGGATCAGTGTCGCCAGCATGCAGCGCATCTTCAAGGATGCCTATGGCATGACGGTAAAGGATTTCATCCGTGAAAGCCGTCTTGTCGCGGCCCGCGATGCCATGGAAAAGGACGGCCTGACGATTGCGCAGGCCGCCTGGGCGGCGGGCTATAAAAGCCCGGCCAATTTCGCAACCGCCTTCAAGCGTGTGTTTGGCATCACACCGTCCGAGGCACGCGACCGCTAGCAACTGGCATAAGCAGCGCGGCCTCGGGGTGAGGTGGTGTTTGATCCTATGATGTCAGCTTCGTGATGAAGGCATCGACATCTGACCGCAGTTTTTCGGAATTCTGCTTAAGCATGCGTGAGACGTCCGAGACGTTTTGTGCCACCGTGCTGGTGCGTTGTGCGGTGCCATTGACGGTTTCCAGGCTGCCGTTCACATCGCGATTGGCCGATGATACCGCGTTGATATTGCCACTGATTTCGGTGGTGGCGGCGGCCTGTTGTTCGACGGCTGCGGAGATGGCGGTGACGGAATCAACGATGTTGCTGATCTGGCCGGCCACCCCGTGAATGGCATTCACCGCGGCAACCGTGCTTTGCTGCACATTGTTGATTTGTGCTGTGATATCGCCGGTGGCCTTCGCGGTCTGATTGGCAAGGTTTTTGACCTCGCTTGCGACCACGGCAAAGCCTTTGCCTGCTTCGCCGGCACGGGCAGCCTCGATCGTGGCATTCAGGGCCAGAAGGTTGGTTTGGCTCGCGATCTTGTCAATCAGGTCAACGACAGTGCCGATTTGCTCGGCGGCGGCATTGAGGGTTTCGATCGTGTCTGATGTTTGTTGTACAGAAACTTCAACTTCGTTGGAAATCGTCGAGGCTCGCGAAACCTGGCTTGAGATTTCGCGAATGGAGCTATCAAGTTCTTCCGCCGCACCGGCAACCGTGGTGGCATTATCGGCAGACAGTTCAGCAGCACCGCGCGCCTTTTCAACTTCGCCCTGGGTTTCCTGCATGCTGGCCAACAGGGTTTCAGATGCCTGTGACATATCTTCGGCAGAGCTTGAAACGGCGGAAACAACCGTTCCGATGGTTTTTTCAAACTCGTCGGACATTTGCTGAAGTTTGTCGGCATAGGTCTTTTGCGTTTCTTCGTAATAGACCGTAATCGCCATTTCGACATCGATCAGCAACGCATTGGTCGAGCCGATGATCATCAACGGCAATTGTGAATCACGACTGAAATTTTTGCACAGCACAGCGGTGATTTCGCCAAGCATGAAGTTATAGGCCGAAACATATGCTTCGGGCGTCAGGCCAATCCGTTCGTGGGCCTTACCGATGCGGCGCACGTCGTCGTAAAAGGATTGATCGAATGCGCCGTCAAAAAGTTTGGCCCAGTGTTTGGCCTGGGCATTCTTCAGACGATCAATGTTTGACGGATCTCCGATAATTTTTGCCAGAGCCGCGTTATTCATCACCTTATGGTAAAACTGATCAAGCATGCCCGGCAGGTTTTTTTCAATCACTGGCCATGCGCGTTTGAGCTGTTTTATTTTAGGTTCGTCCAGTCCGATGAAGTCGAGACGGCTTTTCAGTTCAGGATGTACCACTTTTGATCCCCCAAGAAACAACAAGCAATGTGAACACTTAAAAGATGTTGTTTCTTTAGGTTGGATCTGAATGGTCTAGTTTAACTATCCAAAAGGTTAGTTTGGTGCAATTTTATGTAATTAAAATACTGTTTCCATGTGTTAAATTACGCGGATAAAGAGAAAAAACAGAAAAGATTTCTCATTTCCCGATCTGCTGCGTCATAGGGGTCCTTATACCATTGGTTGAATGGAGGCTCCTATGCCAATCAATGCCACGCAGCTTCGCACCCTTGTCGTCAAACCGGTTCTGGCGGCCCTTGGATTGCCTGCGTCAGATGTCGCGGAAAATCTGATCATGGGCACAGCCGCCCATGAAAGTCATCTGGGCGATTATATTGAACAGGTTGGCGGTGGTCCGGCGCTGGGAATTTTCCAGATGGAACCGGCAACCTTGCATGATTGTTATGAAAACTATCTTGATTACCGGGCGGACCTGAAAGCCAAAGTGGACGGGTTTCTTGCCCCGCAGCCAGCACAAGCAGACGGTACGCCCGACAAGGACGCACAACTGGCGACCAATCTGGCCTATGCCACGGCGCTTTGTCGTATTCGCTACTACCGGGCACCAGCCGCGATGCCGACCGATCCCAACGACGTCAACGGGCTGGCAGCCTATTGGAAGCAATATTACAACACGCCGCTTGGGGCGGGCACGGTTGAACAGTTCGTCGCCGATTACAATCGCTACCTTGGGTCGTAAGACACAGTTGGCGGACTGAAGGGCAGCATTCCGTAGCGGCAAGAAAAAATATTTCCTGATTTCGGCAAAAATAGTGGAAAAGGACAGTCGTTTTAGACAAAATTCCCCTCCGCAAGTTGGTGGTTGCGCAAAAAACCACCAAAACACAAGAATTTAAGGGGATCGGAATGAAACGTCGTCAGTTTCTAAAAGGGGCCGGACTGGGTGCGGGTGCAGTTGCTGCCTCGGTTGCAGCACCGGCTGTTGTATCCGCACAGGAAACGCTGAATTGGCGCATGGTGATGCCATGGCCAAAAGGAACCCCGGGACTTGGCACCAATGCCGAAAAGTTCGCCGCCATGGTCAAGGAGATGTCGGCTGGTCGTCTGAACATCACCATCTATGGTGCCGGTGAACTGGTGCCGCCGTTCGAATGCATGGATGCCGTCGAACAGGGTGTCGCCGAAATGGCGCACGGTACCCCGTATTACTGGCAGGGCAAAAACCCGGCCCTTAACTTCTTCTCGACCATCCCGTTCGGTCTGACCGCGTGGGAGCTTTCAAGCTGGATCCGCTTTGGCGATGGTCAGAAGCTTTGGGAAGAAGCTTACGAAGAATTCAACGTTGTGCCGTTCTATGCCG is a genomic window of Thalassospira sp. ER-Se-21-Dark containing:
- a CDS encoding DUF2218 domain-containing protein; its protein translation is MITTKGSVKTDKAAKYLVQLCKHFAHKVEVDLGETAGNVAFPMGPCVITAHEDRLTFDGQSHKPEGIESMKGVIIVHLDKFAWREAPLDYHWEDGETPDA
- a CDS encoding ABC transporter substrate-binding protein, producing the protein MKIRNLLAFAAATLIWGASASAGETVTLTDIAGREVTVEVPVKHMILGEGRFLPSIGILDPENPVRWIAGMMGDFKSLDPASFAQYREKFPEIDDIALVGRQNEETFSVEEAVTVEPDVAIFGMSGGHGPSSTSHEVLSVMGAADIPVVMIDFRAKPFENTPKSIRLLGKLMGKEEQAEAFVKFYEENLRKVTSRAAKITEKPSVLLESRVGLAENCCEAMGNEMIGKFVTLAGGKNIFADTIPGVISQISVEQVIFTDPDVYITTAIGSSGLNAETNARRIVLGANTNADQARVSLAHSMERTGLPLLSAVKNRKVYSVWHHIYNNPINVFALQAMAKWLHPDIYADLDPDAELATFFERFQAVDLNGVYWIGLDDTPSP
- a CDS encoding TonB-dependent receptor, with translation MPQSPSPTPSPRISALLRTTVLAGFSLAVLPSITFAQGANNDETVTKPLEVTASAKSAQGLPGGVSIGQDELDRKNPQTIKDVFSSDASVEVGGPTAIVQKVYVQGIENTKLNVQVDGARQVDSSFHHIGTAIIDPAMLKSVNVESGVAPADAGPHALGGSMSYETRDARDVLEAGDTFGGWGKLQYNSNTKGFAEWLTVAGQSDGFEALAYLKNSNQGNYKDGEGDEAIGTADGSESGLGKIAFTGNDGGRFEAFASHLEDEGVRPSRPNYAVLANGAAPQWLSYRDTSVGVSYVDEMPSGQFDPEFSLAYSRTVLNIPALQGGANFYHVKSDIRSINGKAANNFEVDNGVITAGIDFYRDEATGYHNRSPRNGNYSETSTDIGAFSQARLSLTDQWRVSFGGRADQQWFEGLTGEDFSEFGLSGNANTEYDLTEQLMVYGGAGTTFGGLPLGESAIYEFSGNWNYDGFAPSRSYNAKVGSRLALDDWTLDGNLFYNLIDESHDLSSATRNSTVDLDTRGVNLSAMYSYGPGFARLTYSHTNVKTDGGVPLSTEASYQGVIMGDMFNFDAGHSFDSYGLRVGGNAEFALADDSPEERGNEKLDSYFVANLYAEWVPGVLNDAVTLRVDALNILDRDYIDRATTGYDSTRISEPFHEPGRTFLISAKVDF
- a CDS encoding AraC family transcriptional regulator, which encodes MSFSDTQSFLDIHTSDTMEMKDAIADYHVGAAVKVAIMLKGRLQAEFDGVPVDLDARAHPVGFVLAVPQPSKVRRYIHKGSEISKVMISAQFDWVLRQLGKSPARYREIADFFNAGISVRSWRPSRRVLALADQLIYPHATDPLMRELYEESRGLEIFAEALSAIQNGADQTATLGKNSGPDALDRHHRAQEIRDFILASDPEQQTLPTIAAAIGISVASMQRIFKDAYGMTVKDFIRESRLVAARDAMEKDGLTIAQAAWAAGYKSPANFATAFKRVFGITPSEARDR
- a CDS encoding globin-coupled sensor protein, with amino-acid sequence MVHPELKSRLDFIGLDEPKIKQLKRAWPVIEKNLPGMLDQFYHKVMNNAALAKIIGDPSNIDRLKNAQAKHWAKLFDGAFDQSFYDDVRRIGKAHERIGLTPEAYVSAYNFMLGEITAVLCKNFSRDSQLPLMIIGSTNALLIDVEMAITVYYEETQKTYADKLQQMSDEFEKTIGTVVSAVSSSAEDMSQASETLLASMQETQGEVEKARGAAELSADNATTVAGAAEELDSSIREISSQVSRASTISNEVEVSVQQTSDTIETLNAAAEQIGTVVDLIDKIASQTNLLALNATIEAARAGEAGKGFAVVASEVKNLANQTAKATGDITAQINNVQQSTVAAVNAIHGVAGQISNIVDSVTAISAAVEQQAAATTEISGNINAVSSANRDVNGSLETVNGTAQRTSTVAQNVSDVSRMLKQNSEKLRSDVDAFITKLTS